One Fibrobacter sp. genomic window carries:
- a CDS encoding FprA family A-type flavoprotein, with translation MKNFSENIKYIGADDKDIDLFEGQYVVPEGMAYNSYVIVDEKIAVTDTVDAHKVGEWLANLEAALAGRKPDYLVIHHLEPDHAGGIADFVAKYPETTLVASAKALALLPQFMALPESVKKQTVKEGDTLALGSHTLQFIGAPMVHWPEVLFSYEQSEKVLFSADAFGKFGVYDADSDDWACEARRYYFNIVGKYGNQVQSVLKKAAALDIKTICPLHGPVLAENLGYYIDKYNTWSSYAPEDKGVLVAFASIYGNTKKAAEKLAEKLTAAGVEKVVVSDLARSDMAEVIEDAFRYDRMVVAAPTYDAGLFPVMEDFLNHLKAKNYSNRKVGIVENGTWAPMAAKKMTEILSTFKNVTLAETVVTVKSSLNAESEAALDKLVAEMK, from the coding sequence ATGAAGAATTTTAGCGAGAATATCAAGTACATCGGTGCCGATGACAAGGACATCGATCTGTTCGAAGGCCAGTACGTGGTGCCCGAGGGCATGGCCTACAATTCGTATGTAATTGTTGACGAGAAGATTGCCGTGACCGATACGGTCGATGCGCACAAGGTGGGCGAATGGCTCGCCAACTTGGAAGCCGCTCTCGCTGGCCGCAAGCCGGATTACCTGGTGATCCACCATCTGGAACCGGACCATGCCGGCGGCATTGCTGATTTCGTGGCGAAGTACCCGGAGACGACTTTGGTCGCTTCTGCGAAGGCGCTCGCTCTCTTGCCGCAGTTCATGGCGCTCCCTGAATCGGTCAAGAAGCAGACTGTAAAGGAAGGCGATACACTTGCGCTCGGTAGCCACACGCTCCAGTTTATCGGTGCGCCGATGGTGCACTGGCCCGAAGTTTTGTTCAGCTACGAACAGAGCGAAAAGGTGCTGTTCTCTGCCGATGCGTTCGGCAAGTTCGGCGTGTACGATGCCGACTCGGATGACTGGGCTTGCGAAGCCCGCCGCTACTACTTCAATATCGTGGGCAAGTATGGCAACCAGGTGCAGTCCGTACTCAAGAAAGCCGCTGCGCTCGACATCAAGACGATTTGCCCGCTGCACGGCCCGGTGCTTGCCGAGAATCTCGGCTACTACATCGACAAGTACAATACCTGGAGCAGCTACGCTCCCGAAGACAAGGGCGTGCTCGTGGCGTTCGCATCCATTTATGGCAACACCAAGAAGGCTGCTGAAAAGCTCGCCGAGAAGTTGACCGCCGCCGGTGTCGAGAAGGTGGTGGTCTCTGACCTTGCGCGTAGCGACATGGCCGAAGTCATCGAAGACGCCTTCCGTTACGACCGCATGGTGGTCGCCGCTCCCACGTACGATGCGGGCCTTTTCCCGGTGATGGAAGATTTCCTGAACCACCTGAAGGCGAAGAACTATAGCAACCGTAAGGTGGGCATTGTGGAAAACGGCACGTGGGCTCCGATGGCCGCTAAGAAGATGACCGAGATTCTCTCGACGTTCAAGAACGTGACGCTCGCCGAAACCGTGGTGACGGTGAAGTCCTCGCTCAACGCCGAATCCGAAGCGGCGCTCGACAAGCTCGTTGCCGAGATGAAGTAA